Part of the Limihaloglobus sulfuriphilus genome is shown below.
CTCAAAGCTGCGTAACATTTGTGATGATAATAAACAGATCAAAGAAGGTTATACTCCCGAAACCTGAAGGAGAACAGAAACTACAGAACGATACCGATACCAGGCAGTAAAAAACAGTTAGAAGAATTATGTTTACAAGAATCATATTCAGATAGATGTTTAGACCAAACTCATCCGTACCTATGATTTAACGATGCGGCAACTCATAAAAATCAGGTTTTGAGAAAGTTATCAAACGTAAGAATCAAGGTATCCATCCTAGTTCTAAAAACTCGCAGCCGGATTGAACACATCTTTCATGCCCAGGCCTAACGAGCGGGTAATCTGATCTTGCGACCTATTGGAACGGACAGAGAAGAAACGAAGTCGGGTTTCGAAGCCTGGCCTTTAATATAGACAGGTACAGCACGTTTATGCCAACATTACAGCCGGAAATGCTTCTGCAGGGCTAAAAGCCTGTCCAGCACCGGCATTCAGGTACGAAATGTGCTTCGATAATAAGCTGAATAATAAGTTTTTTTACTGTGTGCAAGATTTTACAAAATAACGTTAACTTAAATATTTGCCTCTGAAAGCATATTTTTAGAGGCTCCCTTTAATGAGATTAAAAATGAGTATTCAATCCAAAAATAATTTGGCCTATGTTATGACTTACAAAAATGTCTTAGCTGACATTAAGCGTAATCGTCTTACCCCGGGGGCAAGGTTAATTCCTATTACTGAGCTGGCTAAAAAATATGACGTATCTTATATGACAGCACAACGTGCTATAAAAATGCTGCAAGACGAAGGTGTTCTTGAAGCTAAAAAAGGCAGTGGAATTTTTATCAAAAATTTAGATAACAAGAATGAAAATGGTAGCAAAGGCAACGGTTTTTCATATTCACCGAATAATATAACGAGTAATATTCAAGACAAGTCTGCCGTCAAGAGCATTAGTATAGTTCTACCTTTTTGGCTTTCATGGCATGGAAAAGCCGCCGTTTACTCAACAGTAAGAGGATTCATGGAAATCAGCCAAAAACAGGGCTGGAAAACTGACTTAATTACCAAGGACGGAAATTTTGTTGATCTGAAATTTTCTCAGAAAATAATAGACAGGGATGTTGATGGATTGTTGTGGATTGCTCCTAATCCTTGGGACATAACAAATATTGTAAGACTGATTGACAAAGGCATTGAGGTGATACCTACAGGCAGAGGTTTCCCGGACATTCCTCTGGACGCTGTAGAAATTGATTTATTGGATCTGGGGTCTCAAATTGTTAACTTTTGTATTTCTAAAGAACACGATAAAATTCTAATATTGTCAGGAAATATCGAAGAACCATTTTTAGACACAATATCTGCAACAATAGTCAAAGGAATAAAAAATGAATTGCAAACCAGAAATATAAACCTGTCAGATAATGTAGTGTGCCAGGCCTGCATGCCTCCTGAAGATCTGAAACATGCCAAACTGGCTATAGAAGAGCACGCAGATGCTAATGCCATAATTTGTATGAGCGAAACGATTTTTCCTGCTATTGAAGATTTAGATAAAAGGAATTTTTACAAAGACCCTTCCTCTATTGTGATAATAAATTGTACCGGCGAACACGGCCATAATCCAGATTATGTGGGCAGAATCCCAGTTGTTAAAATTAGTCGACCATATGAAGACATTGGCCGTGCTGCGGGGCTAAGGCTCTTAAATAAGTGGCAGGGGGAAAAACCCAATGGTTTAGATTTAAAGGCTAAAATGATTATACCAGATTCTCTATAGAATCTTCCGGAACGAACTGCTTCTTTTTCTTCTGAGCCTAACCCATTTTCGCTAATCTTCCGATAACTTATATAAATAATCACGGCTGTATTAAAAACTTATTTCTATCATTTCCATTGTTTCTAAACAAGGAATTTCAAACTCCATTTCTGGACCAACCATTACATAATGGATTTCTTTTGAATCGGAGACCTTTCTGCAG
Proteins encoded:
- a CDS encoding GntR family transcriptional regulator, yielding MRLKMSIQSKNNLAYVMTYKNVLADIKRNRLTPGARLIPITELAKKYDVSYMTAQRAIKMLQDEGVLEAKKGSGIFIKNLDNKNENGSKGNGFSYSPNNITSNIQDKSAVKSISIVLPFWLSWHGKAAVYSTVRGFMEISQKQGWKTDLITKDGNFVDLKFSQKIIDRDVDGLLWIAPNPWDITNIVRLIDKGIEVIPTGRGFPDIPLDAVEIDLLDLGSQIVNFCISKEHDKILILSGNIEEPFLDTISATIVKGIKNELQTRNINLSDNVVCQACMPPEDLKHAKLAIEEHADANAIICMSETIFPAIEDLDKRNFYKDPSSIVIINCTGEHGHNPDYVGRIPVVKISRPYEDIGRAAGLRLLNKWQGEKPNGLDLKAKMIIPDSL